The Vibrio marisflavi CECT 7928 region TCCAGCGTGATACTGTTAAAAATGAGCGGGCGCAAAATTATGATAATCGACCGTATGGACTGATGTGGGAGAGAATGGGGGAAGCGCTATATCCTGAAGGGCACCCATATTCTTGGCAAACGATCGGTTATGTCGAAGATCTCGACCGTGTTGATGTTAATGATTTGAAAGCCTTTTTCCTTCGTTGGTATGGGCCAAACAACGCGGTGCTTACCATTGGTGGGGACATTAATGTACATCAAACCCTTGAATGGGTTAATAAATACTTTGGCTCTATTCCGAAAGGGCCTGAAGTAAAAAATGCAGAGAAGCAACCGACGAAGTTACCGGAAGATAGATTTATCACTCTTCAAGACTCTATTAAGCAACCTATGCTAGTGATGGGGTGGCCGACTGAATACCGCGGTGCAAAATCTCAAGCCTCGTTAGATGCGCTAGCTAAAGTATTGGGTAGTGGGCCAAATAGCGTTTTATACCAAAAATTAGTCAAGACCCAGAAGGCGGTTGATGCTGGCGCGTATCAAGATTGTGGAGAGCTCGCATGTACCTTCTACATCTATGCGATGGCTCCTTCGGGCGATAAGGGTAACTTAGCGCCGCTTTACCACGACGTTCAAAACGCGTTAAAAGAATTTCAGGATAGTGGGGTTCAACAATCTAGGTTGGATCAAATCAATGGTAGAGCTGAAGCGAGTGCAGTTTTTCATTTGCAGAGCGTAAGAGGAAAAACGACGCAGTTAGCCTATAACCAAACTTTCTATGATCAACCAGATAGAACGCAAACTCGATTAGACGAGATAAAGGCCGTGACTCCGAAGTCTGTCATGCAATCATATGAGGACTTCATTAACAACCACTATAAAGTTGTCCTTAGCGTCGTTCCGAAAAATGAACCGGAAAAAGCGGTCAAGGCAGCAACCTTTGTCACTCCTAAGCGCACTTTGCCAAAGTACAGCAAAATAAAAGACAGTGATCTGAATTATCGTACAGTTCAAGACGATTTTGATCGTTCAAAGATGCCACCTGTCGCTGGGAGTGTTCAATCACATATGCCAGAGCTTTATCAGCTGCACTTCAAAAATGGCGCTGAGCTACTTGGCACAAAAGCAACAGAAACCCCCACAGTACAAATAGAAATTAAGCTTCCCGCGGGAGAGCGTCAGGTCGATGCTAGCAAAGAAGGTGTGGCTGGTTTAACTGCAGCACTGATTCAAGAAGGGACGACTAAACATACAATGGAGCAGCTGCAAGCAAAACTCGACAAGCTAGGCAGTTATGTGGACTTTGATGCGCGCACTTACTCAACTGCCATCTCTATTTCTAGCTTAACCAAGAACTTGCCAGAGACGTTAAGCATTGTCGAAGAGATGCTGTTTCATCCGGCATTTAACCAGAAAGATTTCGACCGAGTGAAAAAGCAGTTTCTGGAAGGCATCGTATACCAGCATCAAAAGCCGAGTTGGTTAGCATCTCAAGCGACAAGACAGGTACTGTTTGGTGACTCAGTTTTTGCTCGTTCAAGTGATGGCACCATCAAATCTATCAGTTCACTTACGCTGGCAGATGTGAAAGCATTCTATCAACAGCATTACACGCCACATGGTGCTCAGGTGATTGTTGTTGGTGACATTAGTAAAAGTAAGATAAAGAAAGATCTAGCTTTTTTCGAGCAATGGCAAGGCGACGTGCCTCCTTTGATTCAGCCTCAAGTGGTGAAACCGCTGCATGGCCAAAAAATCTATCTGGTCAACAAGCCCAATTCGCCACAAAGTATCGTGCGTTTTGTGCGCCAAGGGCTACCTTTTGATGCCACTGGCGAAGTCTTCTTGACTCAGCTTGCAAATTTCAACCTAGCTGGCAACTTTAACAGCCGCATTAATCAAAATTTGCGGGAAGATAAAGGTTTTACGTATGGTGCTAGTGGTTACTTGGCATCCAATCGTGAAACAGGTGCGATTGTCTTTACCGCTCAAGTGAGAGCGGACGCTACGGTTCCTTCTATTGTGGAAATCGACAAAGAGATGAAGCGTTTTAGCCAAGAAGGTTTAACTCGTGAAGAAGTGAACTTTATGCGTCAAGCCGTTGGTCAACAAGATGCTCTGACCTACGAAACGCCTTCGGACAAAGCTAATCTCTTGAGCAATATCTTGACGTTCAGCTTGGATGAGGACTACCTGCAACAACGCAACGAGATTGTTGATGCGGTATCAAAATCTACGTTGGATAAAGTCGCAAAAAAATGGTTTAACCCCAATGACTATCAGATTATTGTGGTTGGTGACGCGAAATCATTGGCGCCGCAGTTAGAAAAATTGTCTATTCCGATGGAACAGCTTGAAATCATCCATTAGAGTACACATTAAGTATCTAAAGGTGCAATGCAGATATGTAATACCTTTCATTGACGTATAACTTACGTCAATGTTTTTCGGTGTAAAGCCAATGGCAGAATTCTACAAAAACGTTGATCAAAAGATTTGTAGTTGTTGAGTTATATACATAAATCAGTAGCCTTGGTGTTGTCTGCTTGTCTAACTGCGAGCAAGCCCTAGCGGTAAAGCGAAAGGGCATAGAATATAAGTGAATTCATTTTGACTGATTTTTCTTCTCGACTTCAGATGGCTGCGAGCCATGGTGAAGTATTTAAACAGCTAGGTCGTGGTATTGAGCGTGAAACGTTGAGATACCATGAGCAAGGAAAGCTTGCGTCTACGCCACATGCAAAAGGTTTAGGCTCTCCACTAACCAATAAATGGATAACGACCGACTACTCTGAATCGCTGCTCGAATTTATCACGCCTGTTTCTCATGATATTCCAACGATAATTTCTCAGCTCAACGACATTCACCATTTTTCTCAGAGCAAAATGGGTCAAGAGAAGTTGTGGCCGCTTTCTATGCCGTGTTTTGTTGAGAGTGACGACTCGATTCAGCTCGCTCAATATGGCACATCTAACTCTGGTCAGATGAAAACCTTATATCGTAAAGGTCTAAAGCATCGCTATGGCAGCTTGATGCAGATTATCTCTGGCGTTCACTTTAACTTTTCGTTTCCTGAAGCACTTTGGGATAACCTATTTGGCGAGCAATCAGAGCAAGAAAGACAACAAAGTAAATCGGACGCCTATTTTGGCTTGATTCGAAACTACTATCGATTTGGCTGGTTGATCCCATATTTCTTCGGCGCTTCACCGGCACTTTGCTCTTCTTTTGTTGCAGGTCGAGAGTCTTCGCTGCCGTTTGAAAAGATAGGTGAAACTCTTTATTTGCCTAAAGCGACATCATTACGTTTAAGCGACCTTGGCTACACCAATGATGCGCAAAGCTCCTTGAAAATTGGCTTCAATAGCATTGAGCAGTACTTAGAGGGGCTAAATAAAGCGATAAGAACACCTTCGGAAGAGTTTGCCAAGATTGGCGTAAAAGTGGATGGCGATTATCGTCAGCTAAACAGCAATGTTCTGCAAATTGAAAACGAATTGTATGCACCTATTCGACCAAAGCGAGTCGCGGAAAGAGGTGAGAAGCCTTCGGAAGCGCTAGAGCGTGGTGGAGTGGAATATATCGAAGTTCGTTCTTTGGATGTTAACCCGTTCAGCCCGATAGGAATTTCTGAGCAACAAATTCGCTTTTTAGACCTATTTTTAACTTGGAGTTTACTCACTAAGTCCGATTCTATGGATAACTGTGAGTTAGAGTGTTGGCGAGAGAATTGGAATAAAGTCATTCTCGAAGGCCGTACTCCGGGACTTGAGTTACAAATTGGCTGCCAAGGCGAGAGGTTGAGTTTGCAGAAGTGGGCTCACCGAGTATTTGATGAATTAGAGCAAATCGCCGCAGTGATGGATGCACAGCAAGGTGGAGAAGAGTACGCCAAAACGTGCTTTGCCCTTCGCCAGTGTATTGATAATCCCGAGCAGACAATATCAGGCCAGCTTCTAGAACTGACTAAAGAATTAGGTGGTCTAGGTAAGGTTGGCTGCCAACTAGGGGAAGAATACTATTCTCAACGTATGTCTCATCAATATCAGGCGTACTCCGAGAAGCTTATGGAAGAGGAAGCGACGAGGTCGATAGAAGCTCAACGTGAGATCGAACAAAGCGATCAAATGACATTTGACGAGTTTTTAGAGGACTATTTCTCTTACTTAAAATAAAGGACCACGATGTAGATGATGACCAAGTGGTTTCGCCGCGCAGCTTTGTTGGGCTGCGCGGCCTTGGTTGCAGGCTGTGCTACACCTACTCCAACTGATCAAGGCAATATTTGCGCTATTTTCGAACAAGAGCCCGGCTGGTATGAAGATGCCGTACAAATGCAAAAAGAGTGGGGAACTCCCATCAATGTTGCAATGGCGATTATCGAAGAAGAAAGCCATTTCCACTATGACGCGCAACCTCCTGAACAATATTTCTTAGGCCTTATTCCTACTGGTAGAGCCAGCTCCGCCTACGGCTATTCACAGGCGCAAGATCCTGTTTGGGATGAGTACGTCCGAGCAACAGGAGATTCAGGCTCTCGAACTGACTTCAGAGATTCCATTATGTTTGTTGGCTGGTATACCCATGAAACACGTAGGATTTTGGGTATCTCCCTTTGGGACCCCTACCGACAATATCTTGCGTATCATGAAGGTCGATCGGGTTATGAGCATAAAACTTACTTGCATCAACCTTGGCTAATGAGAGTCGCAAGAAAGGTGGAAAGAAATGCTAAGACTTACGACTGGCAATTAAGGCGCTGTCGAAAACGCCTCGAAGAAGAGGAGCACAGCTGGTTCTTCTAGAACAATGTAGATTAGGTAAAAGGCTTGGGGAAACTCAAGCCTTCTTTATTTTAGAGGTTGTGTAAGCCATCTAAATAACTTTACATTTCTATAATGTTATTAATTTATTTCTACTATGTGCTTTATTTGTATTAATAAATAATATTGTCATTACTGGCTGTTTTATATCCAGAAATATATTTTTGTTAACCCATCCTTAATCCCTCAATCGCTATAGTTTCTACAAATTAATATTGTAGTGGCGCGGTGTTTAATAAATCACCACGAATGGTAATTATGGCAATTAATAAGAAGCTTCCTAAGTCAAGGTTGAT contains the following coding sequences:
- the gshA gene encoding glutamate--cysteine ligase, whose amino-acid sequence is MTDFSSRLQMAASHGEVFKQLGRGIERETLRYHEQGKLASTPHAKGLGSPLTNKWITTDYSESLLEFITPVSHDIPTIISQLNDIHHFSQSKMGQEKLWPLSMPCFVESDDSIQLAQYGTSNSGQMKTLYRKGLKHRYGSLMQIISGVHFNFSFPEALWDNLFGEQSEQERQQSKSDAYFGLIRNYYRFGWLIPYFFGASPALCSSFVAGRESSLPFEKIGETLYLPKATSLRLSDLGYTNDAQSSLKIGFNSIEQYLEGLNKAIRTPSEEFAKIGVKVDGDYRQLNSNVLQIENELYAPIRPKRVAERGEKPSEALERGGVEYIEVRSLDVNPFSPIGISEQQIRFLDLFLTWSLLTKSDSMDNCELECWRENWNKVILEGRTPGLELQIGCQGERLSLQKWAHRVFDELEQIAAVMDAQQGGEEYAKTCFALRQCIDNPEQTISGQLLELTKELGGLGKVGCQLGEEYYSQRMSHQYQAYSEKLMEEEATRSIEAQREIEQSDQMTFDEFLEDYFSYLK
- a CDS encoding M16 family metallopeptidase, whose translation is MKKIWLGVLMSLVLSGCSSNGSSSLPFFSSLPYGVKLVEEVDVQPGKVMIPYSKYVLDNGLTVILSPDHSDPLVHVDVTYHVGSAREEAGKSGFAHFFEHMMFQGSEHVGDQQHFKIVTEAGGTLNGTTNRDRTNYFETVPANQLEKALWLESDRMGFLLGAVSQHKFEIQRDTVKNERAQNYDNRPYGLMWERMGEALYPEGHPYSWQTIGYVEDLDRVDVNDLKAFFLRWYGPNNAVLTIGGDINVHQTLEWVNKYFGSIPKGPEVKNAEKQPTKLPEDRFITLQDSIKQPMLVMGWPTEYRGAKSQASLDALAKVLGSGPNSVLYQKLVKTQKAVDAGAYQDCGELACTFYIYAMAPSGDKGNLAPLYHDVQNALKEFQDSGVQQSRLDQINGRAEASAVFHLQSVRGKTTQLAYNQTFYDQPDRTQTRLDEIKAVTPKSVMQSYEDFINNHYKVVLSVVPKNEPEKAVKAATFVTPKRTLPKYSKIKDSDLNYRTVQDDFDRSKMPPVAGSVQSHMPELYQLHFKNGAELLGTKATETPTVQIEIKLPAGERQVDASKEGVAGLTAALIQEGTTKHTMEQLQAKLDKLGSYVDFDARTYSTAISISSLTKNLPETLSIVEEMLFHPAFNQKDFDRVKKQFLEGIVYQHQKPSWLASQATRQVLFGDSVFARSSDGTIKSISSLTLADVKAFYQQHYTPHGAQVIVVGDISKSKIKKDLAFFEQWQGDVPPLIQPQVVKPLHGQKIYLVNKPNSPQSIVRFVRQGLPFDATGEVFLTQLANFNLAGNFNSRINQNLREDKGFTYGASGYLASNRETGAIVFTAQVRADATVPSIVEIDKEMKRFSQEGLTREEVNFMRQAVGQQDALTYETPSDKANLLSNILTFSLDEDYLQQRNEIVDAVSKSTLDKVAKKWFNPNDYQIIVVGDAKSLAPQLEKLSIPMEQLEIIH